Proteins encoded in a region of the Salipiger sp. CCB-MM3 genome:
- a CDS encoding oligosaccharide flippase family protein, producing MSTERQFSQGVAWMAIGGWTEQAFNFAIFVVLARILGAEAFGLLAMAAAFVVLSEFLVRDTLSEYIIAHDAPDPDDLNAVFWMLAGLGIALVAALVSAAPWIARFYGDPQIGDLMSALSPTVALVALTAVPVALLRREMQFRILALRAVAGVVAGGIVGLGLAIAGAGVWALVGQRLTVVGVNVVLAWGASDFRPGWVKQPDPNRRRRIMAFGYPVLSLRAAELATVQVPTLILGAVAGPLATGYYAYSWRLVEAASMLIVTPLRMVSQPAFASLRRAEGSANALFDDLARLASLLAFPAFTGLAVLSAAFLAVIGGANWIAAAPLLSALAIVGARSVVVQIEQSFCLAHGRVTPLAVTAWAEVCLIALAMALAAPYGAASMTWAMTGVLLLMWGVRIVIVARVADLRPQILLRRYIEAAALAALVGVALALWCRVATGWSPLAVLLSGVLIGAAACAALARVLLPQSLAVARRYTLQAKRRGPTARAASKPDLPAPDLPAPPTTSGDAS from the coding sequence ATGTCGACAGAGCGGCAATTCAGCCAAGGCGTCGCATGGATGGCGATCGGCGGGTGGACCGAGCAGGCGTTCAACTTCGCCATTTTTGTCGTGCTCGCGCGCATTCTTGGCGCGGAGGCCTTTGGCCTGCTCGCCATGGCTGCCGCCTTTGTGGTGCTGTCGGAGTTTCTCGTGCGGGACACGCTGTCGGAGTACATCATCGCACACGATGCGCCTGACCCTGACGATCTCAACGCGGTGTTCTGGATGCTGGCGGGGCTGGGCATCGCTCTGGTCGCTGCGCTGGTCAGCGCCGCGCCATGGATTGCGCGGTTCTACGGAGACCCGCAGATCGGCGATCTCATGTCGGCGCTCTCGCCGACCGTGGCGCTTGTGGCCCTCACTGCGGTCCCCGTAGCGCTGCTGCGGCGCGAGATGCAGTTCCGGATTCTCGCGCTGCGTGCCGTGGCGGGCGTGGTCGCAGGCGGCATTGTGGGGCTGGGATTGGCCATAGCGGGGGCAGGGGTCTGGGCTCTGGTTGGCCAGCGGCTCACCGTTGTGGGGGTGAATGTCGTCTTGGCGTGGGGTGCCAGTGACTTCCGCCCGGGCTGGGTCAAACAGCCCGATCCGAACCGCCGCCGCCGCATCATGGCCTTCGGCTATCCGGTGCTGTCGCTGCGCGCTGCCGAGCTTGCCACGGTACAGGTTCCCACGTTGATCCTTGGGGCCGTGGCGGGGCCGCTCGCCACGGGCTATTACGCCTATTCGTGGCGGCTGGTCGAGGCGGCCTCGATGCTGATCGTCACGCCGTTGCGGATGGTGTCGCAACCGGCCTTCGCCAGTCTGCGCCGCGCTGAGGGCTCGGCCAACGCCTTGTTCGACGATCTTGCGCGTCTGGCGAGCCTCTTGGCCTTTCCCGCCTTCACCGGCCTCGCGGTTCTGTCGGCTGCCTTTCTCGCCGTCATCGGCGGCGCAAATTGGATCGCGGCAGCACCGCTGTTGTCGGCGCTTGCGATCGTCGGAGCCCGCAGCGTCGTCGTTCAGATCGAGCAGAGTTTCTGTCTGGCGCATGGCCGTGTCACGCCGCTTGCCGTCACCGCATGGGCCGAAGTGTGCCTGATCGCGCTCGCAATGGCGTTGGCGGCACCTTATGGGGCGGCGTCGATGACATGGGCGATGACGGGCGTGCTGCTGCTGATGTGGGGCGTGCGCATCGTTATCGTGGCGAGGGTCGCGGATCTGCGCCCTCAAATCCTGCTGCGGCGGTACATCGAAGCTGCCGCGCTTGCGGCGCTGGTCGGCGTAGCGCTTGCGCTTTGGTGCCGCGTCGCAACGGGGTGGAGCCCGCTTGCCGTGCTGCTCTCGGGGGTGCTCATCGGTGCGGCGGCGTGCGCCGCGCTCGCCCGCGTCCTGCTGCCGCAAAGCCTCGCCGTCGCGCGCCGCTATACCCTTCAGGCAAAAAGGCGCGGCCCGACCGCCCGCGCTGCGTCAAAACCTGACTTGCCTGCGCCTGACTTGCCTGCGCCCCCCACCACCTCTGGAGATGCCTCATGA
- a CDS encoding glycosyltransferase family 4 protein, which yields MRSLRVLMFTTFYPPYSFGGDAIGVQRMARALVQRGHRVTVVHDEDAFLNLGGKAPEGSGEDDGVQTIGLRSGAGVLSNLLTQQSGRPVMHRAKLRQIAEQGAWDIVWYNNVSLVGGPGLLDYGDGLKVYEAHEHWLVCPSHVLWRHGRELCDGRECLRCVLSHRRPPQVWRQTGYLDRQLDKIDLLIAKSAFSRDKHHEFGLRQQMEVLPYFLPDLDHAATPPFKGHDRPYFLFVGRLEKIKGLQDVIPAMDRYEAADLLILGDGDYAEPLKQLAAGHPRVHFLGRKSPDELAAYYRGALGLIVPSVCFETFGIILIESFRLGTPVIARRLGPFPEIVETAGAGALFSSEDEVIEAMSALQGNAAHRDALSRAARSAFVAHWHEDRVMAAYGEALAAAAQRAGRHELARALEGGAFENGAAAA from the coding sequence ATGAGATCCTTGCGCGTTTTGATGTTCACCACCTTCTACCCGCCGTATTCCTTTGGCGGGGATGCGATCGGGGTGCAGCGGATGGCGCGCGCCTTGGTGCAGCGCGGCCATCGGGTGACGGTGGTGCATGACGAGGATGCCTTTCTCAATCTTGGGGGCAAAGCACCCGAAGGGAGCGGCGAGGACGACGGTGTGCAGACCATCGGGCTGCGCAGCGGCGCGGGCGTGCTGTCGAACCTGCTGACCCAGCAATCGGGCCGACCGGTGATGCATCGCGCGAAGCTCAGGCAGATCGCAGAGCAAGGCGCGTGGGACATCGTGTGGTACAACAACGTCTCGCTCGTGGGTGGGCCGGGGCTGCTGGATTACGGCGATGGGCTGAAGGTCTATGAGGCGCATGAGCATTGGCTGGTCTGCCCCTCGCACGTCCTTTGGCGGCATGGGCGCGAGCTGTGCGACGGGCGCGAATGCCTGCGCTGTGTTCTGTCGCACCGCCGCCCTCCGCAGGTCTGGCGCCAGACCGGCTACCTTGATCGTCAGCTTGATAAGATCGACCTGCTGATCGCCAAAAGCGCCTTCAGCCGCGACAAGCACCACGAGTTCGGGCTGCGGCAACAGATGGAGGTCTTGCCCTATTTTCTGCCCGACCTCGACCATGCCGCCACGCCGCCGTTCAAGGGGCATGACCGCCCGTATTTCCTGTTTGTGGGGCGGCTGGAAAAGATCAAAGGACTGCAGGACGTCATCCCGGCGATGGATCGCTATGAGGCGGCGGATCTGCTGATCCTCGGAGATGGGGATTACGCCGAACCGTTGAAGCAGTTGGCCGCCGGGCATCCGCGCGTCCATTTTCTGGGGCGGAAGTCACCGGATGAGCTGGCCGCTTATTACCGCGGTGCTTTGGGCCTGATCGTGCCGTCGGTCTGCTTCGAGACCTTCGGTATCATCCTTATCGAGAGTTTCCGGCTTGGAACGCCGGTGATCGCGCGCCGTCTTGGGCCGTTCCCGGAAATCGTCGAGACGGCGGGCGCGGGGGCGCTCTTCTCCAGCGAAGACGAGGTCATTGAGGCCATGAGCGCGCTTCAGGGCAATGCGGCGCATCGCGATGCGCTGTCTCGCGCGGCACGCAGCGCCTTCGTTGCGCATTGGCACGAAGATCGGGTCATGGCCGCCTATGGCGAGGCGCTTGCTGCGGCGGCACAGCGGGCGGGCCGCCATGAGCTTGCCCGTGCGCTTGAGGGCGGAGCCTTCGAAAACGGGGCGGCTGCGGCGTGA
- a CDS encoding NAD-dependent epimerase/dehydratase family protein — protein MVVTGATGFIGGALVRALLASGAKVTTLHRGSHGRAAMEALGARARVVPLKAGAALAGALSGQQVLFNFAYDVRAGAEDNLKAFDALHDAAISAGIERFIHAGSAVVYDAWPKGPVTESGSCDNPVHDPYRIAKRSMDQTLMNGMLPAIILQPAIVYGPGSSLWIERPIAAMRQGGVVLPEPVGRCAAVFVGDVIQAALRAAILPDPGRERFLISGPDTPSWADYWHAICGLAGQGEVILEPLGQLTAEAGSTPILQTTTRPPLAARISAAGRKVLGHERFESLVARAQQLRGPSGPVRPDHAALELYASDPSVSIEKAQARLGYAPRYSFSAGINACRA, from the coding sequence GTGGTTGTCACCGGCGCCACCGGCTTTATCGGCGGCGCTTTGGTCCGGGCGCTCCTCGCCTCAGGAGCCAAGGTCACCACGCTTCACCGCGGGTCACACGGCCGCGCCGCGATGGAGGCGCTTGGTGCCCGCGCGCGCGTCGTGCCTTTGAAGGCAGGCGCCGCGCTTGCCGGCGCGCTGAGCGGGCAGCAGGTGCTGTTCAATTTCGCCTATGACGTCCGCGCCGGTGCCGAGGACAATCTCAAAGCATTCGACGCGCTCCATGACGCCGCAATTTCAGCCGGGATCGAGCGCTTCATTCATGCGGGATCCGCCGTCGTCTATGATGCTTGGCCCAAGGGGCCGGTCACCGAATCCGGCAGTTGCGACAACCCAGTTCATGACCCTTATCGCATTGCCAAACGCAGCATGGACCAGACCCTAATGAACGGCATGCTACCGGCCATTATCCTCCAGCCGGCAATCGTTTACGGCCCGGGAAGCAGCCTCTGGATCGAGCGCCCCATCGCCGCCATGCGCCAAGGTGGTGTGGTGCTGCCCGAGCCGGTCGGGCGGTGTGCGGCGGTCTTTGTGGGCGATGTGATTCAGGCAGCCCTGCGCGCCGCGATCCTGCCCGATCCGGGGCGCGAGCGGTTTCTCATCTCGGGTCCGGACACGCCATCATGGGCCGATTACTGGCACGCGATCTGCGGTCTTGCAGGTCAAGGTGAGGTCATTCTGGAGCCCCTCGGTCAGTTGACAGCCGAAGCAGGTTCAACGCCGATCTTACAGACCACCACCCGCCCGCCGCTGGCCGCGCGCATCAGCGCCGCCGGACGCAAGGTGCTGGGGCATGAAAGGTTCGAAAGCCTCGTCGCGCGGGCACAACAATTGCGCGGCCCGTCCGGACCGGTGCGACCGGATCACGCGGCGCTTGAACTTTATGCATCGGACCCTTCGGTCAGCATCGAAAAGGCCCAAGCACGGCTTGGCTACGCCCCCCGCTACAGTTTCAGCGCCGGAATCAATGCTTGCCGCGCGTAA
- a CDS encoding glycosyltransferase family 4 protein, which yields MKAVKILQVGTEFGVGGIARHVIDLTHWLREQGHTVYIAGGADALLDSSKDPDFLTVPLATVSASGGGMLSRVMNMLRCARELRRCIQSHPVDLIHCHESAPALVTRLATLGMGIPVAVTYHGSEPERVKAFGRIANQSANIVITPSRRCADELHDIAGVPRSKLRVVGLGVKSAPPSDPKAVERLRAELLGPDGNVLVILLARASYQKGLDILIDVAKAVAQTRSDFRFVVAGIGPLFDEMRARARAEGVDPYVTFIGETHEPYLYLRAADIDLLTSRWEALPISIVEAFRVGLPVIASDAGGVRELLDDEVGAVVRIADVPEFTRQLLRIGSDAALRSRMSEAALARSREDRFDPAFVHGEFEKLYREMVA from the coding sequence GTGAAGGCAGTGAAGATCTTACAGGTTGGAACGGAGTTCGGTGTCGGCGGGATTGCCCGCCATGTGATCGACCTGACCCATTGGCTGCGCGAGCAGGGGCACACCGTCTATATAGCGGGCGGCGCGGACGCATTGCTCGACAGCAGCAAGGACCCCGATTTCCTGACGGTCCCGCTGGCGACGGTTTCGGCCTCGGGGGGCGGGATGCTGTCGCGGGTGATGAACATGCTCCGCTGCGCCCGCGAGTTGCGCCGCTGCATCCAGAGCCATCCGGTTGATCTGATCCACTGCCACGAAAGCGCCCCCGCGCTCGTCACCCGATTGGCGACGCTGGGCATGGGGATCCCGGTGGCCGTCACCTATCACGGATCCGAGCCCGAGCGCGTGAAGGCCTTTGGCCGGATCGCCAACCAGAGCGCGAATATCGTCATCACCCCCAGTCGCCGCTGTGCGGATGAGCTGCACGACATCGCGGGCGTGCCAAGATCGAAGCTGCGGGTGGTCGGGCTTGGGGTGAAGTCCGCGCCGCCCTCTGACCCAAAGGCGGTGGAGCGCCTGCGCGCCGAGCTTTTGGGCCCGGACGGAAATGTCCTCGTGATCCTGCTCGCGCGGGCCTCGTATCAGAAGGGCCTCGATATTCTCATCGACGTGGCGAAGGCCGTAGCTCAGACCCGCAGCGATTTTCGCTTTGTGGTGGCAGGCATCGGGCCGCTTTTCGATGAGATGCGCGCCCGCGCCCGTGCCGAAGGGGTCGATCCCTATGTGACCTTTATCGGCGAGACCCACGAGCCCTATCTGTATCTTCGGGCGGCGGACATTGATCTGCTGACCTCGCGCTGGGAGGCCCTGCCGATCTCGATTGTCGAGGCGTTCCGCGTCGGGCTGCCGGTCATTGCATCAGACGCGGGCGGCGTGCGCGAGCTGCTGGATGACGAGGTGGGCGCGGTTGTGCGCATCGCCGATGTGCCCGAATTCACCCGCCAGTTGCTGCGTATCGGGTCGGACGCCGCGCTGAGATCACGCATGTCCGAGGCCGCACTTGCCCGCAGCCGGGAAGATCGCTTTGACCCGGCCTTTGTCCACGGAGAATTCGAAAAGCTCTATCGCGAAATGGTGGCCTGA
- a CDS encoding glycosyltransferase family 39 protein, translating to MARTPPASSYDLAVLGLILALALALRVIGLDAPLWFDEILTMETHVSLPWSDFVNSYSMNHHYLHNLEVKLATEALGEANWVVRLPAMIFGVGAIAAAWFLARPIGGPNAAHLTALLLAVSYHHIWFSQNARGYTELAFWGTVGMSLFLHAVKAPRPRLWIGYGIVLAAATYTHLTGAFLFAAQGLLLLAMLLWQAVRGRAGGADFLWPVVGYGLGLALSALLYLPVLPGLLETVTAVSETSAVDVMHEYQTPLWSIAEALRTGLGAAGPVTVLAGLMLSALLLLGAAASRRPAPLFAPAVGLHVALSVLLLVGLGMRVWPRFFFVDSAFFVLLAVLGVQSLCRWVGQKLPGGGTWVMPVTAAVLVAASTALALRNYLGPKQDLAGAVRLVAAERLPGERVFTFGPGGQIFNGYFGTDWTMLAPSDDYAAAMATGPALMVVVFPGRVFRAFPAFSAEEESGRLSQLGAFKGTLGDGTVLVYRRHADG from the coding sequence ATGGCCCGAACCCCGCCCGCAAGTTCCTACGATCTGGCTGTGCTCGGATTGATCCTTGCGCTTGCCTTGGCGCTCAGGGTGATCGGCCTCGACGCGCCACTGTGGTTCGACGAGATCCTCACCATGGAGACCCATGTCAGCCTGCCGTGGAGCGACTTCGTCAATTCCTACTCGATGAACCATCACTACCTGCACAATCTCGAGGTCAAGCTGGCGACAGAGGCGCTGGGAGAGGCGAACTGGGTGGTGCGCCTTCCGGCGATGATCTTTGGCGTCGGCGCAATCGCCGCCGCATGGTTTCTGGCGCGCCCGATTGGCGGACCCAATGCCGCGCATCTTACGGCGCTGCTTCTCGCCGTCTCCTACCACCACATATGGTTCTCGCAAAACGCCCGCGGCTATACGGAACTGGCGTTCTGGGGCACCGTCGGCATGAGCTTGTTCCTGCACGCGGTGAAGGCCCCTCGCCCGCGGCTCTGGATTGGCTATGGGATCGTTCTGGCCGCCGCCACTTACACCCATCTGACCGGGGCCTTTCTGTTCGCCGCACAGGGCCTGCTGCTTTTGGCGATGCTGCTTTGGCAAGCTGTCCGCGGGCGCGCTGGGGGCGCCGATTTTCTGTGGCCGGTTGTGGGCTACGGGCTGGGACTAGCGCTGAGCGCGCTTTTGTACCTGCCCGTTCTGCCGGGATTGCTGGAGACGGTGACTGCGGTGTCCGAAACCTCGGCGGTCGATGTCATGCACGAGTATCAGACGCCACTCTGGTCCATCGCTGAAGCCCTGCGCACCGGCCTTGGCGCGGCCGGACCTGTCACGGTGCTCGCCGGGCTGATGCTCAGCGCGCTGCTGTTGCTCGGCGCTGCCGCCAGCCGCAGACCCGCGCCGCTCTTTGCCCCGGCGGTCGGCCTGCATGTGGCGCTGTCGGTGCTGCTGCTCGTGGGCCTTGGGATGCGGGTCTGGCCGCGGTTCTTTTTCGTCGATTCCGCCTTTTTCGTCCTGCTGGCGGTGCTGGGGGTCCAAAGCCTCTGCCGTTGGGTCGGCCAAAAGCTGCCGGGCGGCGGCACTTGGGTGATGCCTGTCACCGCGGCTGTCCTCGTCGCCGCCTCCACCGCGCTTGCCTTGCGAAATTACCTCGGCCCCAAACAGGATCTGGCTGGGGCGGTGAGGCTCGTTGCCGCCGAACGGCTCCCGGGGGAACGGGTCTTCACCTTCGGGCCGGGCGGGCAGATCTTCAACGGCTATTTCGGCACCGATTGGACGATGCTTGCGCCGTCAGATGATTACGCTGCGGCGATGGCCACCGGCCCCGCGCTCATGGTGGTGGTCTTTCCGGGACGCGTCTTCCGCGCCTTTCCCGCCTTCTCCGCCGAGGAAGAAAGCGGCCGCCTGTCCCAGCTCGGTGCCTTCAAGGGCACGCTTGGGGATGGCACTGTCTTGGTCTATCGTCGTCATGCAGATGGCTGA
- a CDS encoding class I SAM-dependent methyltransferase codes for MKLIDQFIGRQIRKPSGLPGRLLGHLMANEHMALVDWMLEPLEISESDRVLDVGCGGGMTLRKLQNLVPEGFVAGLDYAPAMVAQARGRNKSAIAAGKMDVVQGDVAALPFDSASFDIVVGVETLYFWPDPLAGLMEIRRVLKPGGRVAQVMDISKPSAEAAVPENVAERMGFRVYAGEELTALLTEAGFVETRFTAIPERAKGWLCAYGTAPALS; via the coding sequence ATGAAGCTTATCGATCAATTCATTGGACGACAAATTCGCAAACCCAGCGGGCTGCCGGGAAGGCTGCTGGGCCATCTGATGGCGAACGAGCATATGGCGCTTGTTGATTGGATGCTGGAACCGCTCGAAATTTCGGAGTCGGATCGTGTCCTCGACGTCGGCTGCGGCGGCGGCATGACACTTCGGAAACTCCAAAACTTGGTGCCAGAGGGGTTTGTTGCGGGGCTCGACTATGCGCCCGCGATGGTGGCGCAGGCCCGGGGCCGAAATAAATCAGCCATCGCTGCGGGAAAGATGGATGTGGTGCAGGGCGATGTCGCCGCGCTGCCCTTCGACAGCGCCTCTTTCGACATCGTTGTGGGGGTCGAGACGCTCTACTTCTGGCCCGACCCGTTGGCGGGGCTGATGGAGATACGCCGCGTCCTGAAACCCGGCGGGCGTGTCGCGCAGGTGATGGACATCAGCAAACCCTCGGCGGAGGCCGCAGTGCCGGAAAATGTCGCAGAGCGCATGGGCTTTCGCGTCTACGCCGGAGAGGAGCTTACCGCGCTGCTGACCGAGGCGGGCTTTGTGGAGACGCGCTTCACCGCCATCCCCGAGCGCGCCAAGGGCTGGCTCTGCGCCTATGGCACAGCCCCGGCGTTGTCCTGA
- a CDS encoding GMC oxidoreductase produces the protein MADIVVGSGPSGVAVATALLARGRKVLMLDGGRRPEAAALAARDKLGAMQWDSWSREDIAAYTAPCYEAPRDGQVRRFGSDFAMVPGRETFSDPTGVDLRASLAVGGLSNVWGSAVLPYAALDIADWPLTEADLRPHYRKVAQLLTVSGTRDQLSADFPDALPESARQIPPTPQARTIMSRLSLRQSHLSDLGIRIGAARQAVSSDCTECGLCQHGCPYGYIWSATATLNGLKLHPNFRYSPGMIVQSVREDADGVVLQGAQCDPLQGDRVYLAAGVLGTSQILLSSPLMRGRTLTLKDSQQAFMPMLHHWAPPKPVDAQPFTTLPQLFAELSDPAISPYLVHAQLYSWNDFYAREMQATYGRRLPGSAPLWKALARRLIVAQIFLHSTHSARINLRLAPDGRLDTKVHPGAEAAAVLDAASGRFARAMRLAGLHALTFARRDGPPGSSFHVGSSLPMTNAPAPSTSDLLGRPEGAQRIHIVDASVLPTVPSTTITFSVMANAHRIGAAQV, from the coding sequence ATGGCTGATATCGTTGTCGGTTCCGGCCCTTCTGGGGTGGCCGTGGCAACGGCCCTGCTGGCGCGGGGCCGCAAAGTGCTGATGCTCGACGGCGGCCGGCGCCCCGAAGCCGCCGCGCTGGCCGCGCGCGACAAGCTGGGTGCCATGCAGTGGGACAGTTGGAGCCGCGAAGACATTGCGGCCTATACGGCCCCCTGCTACGAGGCGCCTCGCGATGGCCAGGTCCGGCGCTTTGGCTCGGATTTTGCCATGGTCCCCGGACGCGAGACCTTTTCCGACCCAACGGGCGTTGATCTGCGGGCGTCTCTGGCGGTCGGCGGGCTTTCGAATGTCTGGGGCAGCGCGGTCTTGCCCTATGCCGCGCTGGATATCGCGGATTGGCCCCTCACCGAGGCTGACCTGCGGCCCCATTACCGCAAAGTCGCGCAGTTGCTGACCGTGTCCGGAACCCGGGATCAGCTAAGCGCAGACTTCCCCGACGCTCTGCCCGAGAGCGCCCGGCAAATCCCTCCGACACCGCAGGCCCGCACGATCATGAGCCGGCTCAGCCTCAGGCAAAGCCACTTGAGCGATCTTGGCATACGGATCGGCGCGGCCCGGCAGGCCGTCTCGTCTGATTGCACCGAATGTGGTCTGTGCCAGCACGGCTGCCCCTATGGCTACATCTGGTCGGCGACGGCGACGCTGAACGGGCTGAAGCTGCATCCCAATTTCCGCTATAGTCCCGGCATGATCGTGCAAAGCGTCCGCGAAGACGCAGATGGCGTGGTTCTGCAGGGCGCTCAGTGCGATCCGCTGCAGGGCGACCGGGTCTATCTTGCCGCCGGTGTGCTTGGGACATCGCAAATCTTGCTGTCATCGCCGCTGATGCGGGGGCGAACGCTGACCCTGAAGGACAGCCAGCAGGCCTTCATGCCGATGCTGCATCACTGGGCACCCCCCAAGCCCGTCGATGCCCAGCCCTTCACCACGTTGCCCCAGCTTTTCGCCGAGCTTTCGGACCCGGCGATCTCTCCGTATCTGGTGCACGCGCAGCTCTACAGCTGGAACGATTTCTACGCCCGCGAGATGCAGGCCACATATGGACGCCGATTGCCGGGCAGCGCGCCGCTGTGGAAAGCCCTGGCGCGCAGGCTGATCGTGGCCCAGATATTCCTGCACTCGACCCATTCGGCGCGGATCAACCTGCGCCTTGCGCCCGATGGCCGTCTGGATACCAAAGTTCATCCCGGCGCCGAGGCTGCTGCGGTGCTTGATGCCGCCTCGGGACGGTTCGCGCGGGCGATGCGCCTTGCCGGGCTGCATGCGCTGACTTTTGCCCGCCGCGACGGGCCGCCGGGATCAAGTTTTCACGTCGGGAGCAGCCTGCCGATGACCAACGCCCCTGCGCCCTCGACCTCGGATCTGCTGGGCCGGCCAGAGGGGGCGCAGCGCATCCATATCGTCGATGCCAGCGTGCTGCCGACGGTGCCGTCGACGACGATTACCTTCTCGGTCATGGCCAATGCGCATCGGATTGGCGCGGCGCAGGTGTAA